GCTAGTGTGACTCCTGCCCATGCGCTGGTAGTTGCCCCTGCTCAGGTTTTGCAGGTGGCCTCAAGTGTGACTCCTATCCATGCACCGGTAGCCGTTGCTCAGGCTTCTCAGGTGGCCGCCAGTATGACACCTATCCATGCGCCTGGAGTCGTCCGTACCCAAGCGATGCGAGTGGATCCGCTCAGGCGAGTTGGTGATTGGTATCGAGGCCCGCGCGATGCCCGAGATATCCCTGCTCTGGAATGGGACCGTAAGAGTCCTAAGGCAATGACTTTTGAAGAAGCCAAAGCTTATGCAGCGAGTCGTTCGTCGGAAGGATGGCGGCTGCCAACGATTTGGGAATTAGAGGCGCTGTATCAACAACGAGGTGCAGTAGAAAAACAAGATGGCGATGTGTATTGGTCTGGC
The Myxococcaceae bacterium genome window above contains:
- a CDS encoding DUF1566 domain-containing protein, which encodes ASVTPAHALVVAPAQVLQVASSVTPIHAPVAVAQASQVAASMTPIHAPGVVRTQAMRVDPLRRVGDWYRGPRDARDIPALEWDRKSPKAMTFEEAKAYAASRSSEGWRLPTIWELEALYQQRGAVEKQDGDVYWSGTPVEGNAPLAWIVDFYGGYVYGIVMGNSGYVRCAR